A part of Eschrichtius robustus isolate mEscRob2 chromosome 20, mEscRob2.pri, whole genome shotgun sequence genomic DNA contains:
- the C20H17orf58 gene encoding UPF0450 protein C17orf58 homolog produces MTARAFWLLCLIVGSSPEAPVAERKASPPHNRKPDPGGGPSAETPGPRPQSVPETPRRPRAAETAPRAWSDLRRRKPQPAAENRAGFREAARAPAGPPSPRLSQAENRASPRRVPALEDSPRRARARALRLPAARPPTRAAEAPAGPAHPNRPRAAAPPPEPAPAPPPRLSPQRREDAEPGAEPCARACRADLDERESYCASEFAVNGIVHDVDVLGTGIRLVTLLVDRDGLYKMNRLYITPDGFFFRVHILALDSSSCNKPCPEFKPGSRYIVMGHIYHKRRQLPTALLQVLRGRLRPGDGLLRSSSSYVKRFNRKRDGQVQGAIHTQCI; encoded by the exons CCTCGCCGCCCCACAACCGGAAGCCCGACCCCGGCGGCGGCCCGAGTGCGGAGACTCCTGGGCCCCGGCCGCAGTCGGTCCCCGAGACCCCGCGGCGGCCGCGCGCAGCAGAGACCGCTCCCCGCGCCTGGTCCGACCTGCGGCGCCGGAAGCCCCAGCCGGCCGCCGAGAACCGGGCCGGCTTCCGGGAGGCCGCGCGCGCGCCCGCTGGCCCGCCGAGCCCGCGCCTCTCGCAGGCCGAGAACCGTGCGTCGCCGCGCCGCGTGCCCGCGCTGGAGGACTCcccgcggcgcgcgcgcgcccgGGCCCTGCGCCTCCCGGCCGCGCGGCCTCCTACGCGCGCCGCCGAGGCCCCCGCCGGCCCCGCCCACCCCAACCGGCCGCGCGCGGCCGCACCGCCCCCGGAACCCgcgcccgcgccgccgccgcgccTCAGCCCACAGCGGAGGGAGGATGCGGAGCCCGGCGCCGAGCCCTGCGCGCGCGCCTGCAGGGCGGACTTGGACGAGCGCGAGTCCTACTGCGCCAGCGAGTTCG CAGTCAACGGAATCGTGCATGATGTGGACGTCCTCGGCACAGGGATCCGGCTGGTGACTCTGCTGGTGGACCGGGACGGGCTGTACAAGATGAACCGCCTGTACATCACTCCGGACGGGTTTTTCTTCCGAGTCCACATATTAGCCCTAGACTCCTCTAGTTGCAATAAGCCATGCCCCGAATTTAAACCTG gcagcAGGTATATTGTGATGGGCCACATCTACCATAAGAGAAGGCAGCTACCTACAGCTCTGCTTCAGGTCCTGAGAGGGCGCCTCCGACCAGGAGATGGACTTCTCAGGAGCAGCAGCAGCTATGTGAAAAGATTTAACCGGAAAAGGGATGGGCAAGTGCAAGGGGCAATTCACACCCAGTGCATTTGA